The DNA region CGCCCCAGGGGCCCTGTGGCCCCCCGAGCAGCCGGATGCGAAAGGCAGGGCGCCTTTGCTGTGGCTGGCGATGCCCGCAAACGCGTGATGATTTCCCGGAAACTGTATCCATACCGAACCGATCACCGATCTGAAATCCGTTCGATCCTCATGCTCGATGATCGGTATGGATACAGCTTCTGACCGGCGGGGGCCTGCCGGGCGGGGGTGTGGGGGCCGGCCGCGGTGGCGGTGGCCAGGCCGACGGCAACCGAGGAACTGTGGCCGCCCGGGCCTGATGGCCGCCATGCTTGAGGCGTTCGCCGAGGCACGGCCGCTGATCGAGGGCATCAAGGCGGTAGGCGACCCGATCGAGGTCCTGCCCGTCGCCTTCCACGCGCTGTGGCACGGGCAGCTGGGCGTGGCGCTGGATGCTCCGTTACACGAACGGGTCCTGGTCCGCTCCCCCACGGCCCCTCGGCGTGCGGGCGGCCCGGCTGATCGCCGGGCCGCCGCCGTCCATGACTGGAGGTCTTGACGCTCTGCGCTTCGATCACGCAGCCCGACGGTTTGAGGTTCCCCCGCAGCGCGGGAGTGGCTGACTAGCTGGTCAGAGCGGGTTGACGTGGTTTCAGGTTCACTTGTTCGGTCGCTGCCGGGGCGGCGTAGTACTTCTCCTCGAACTCGATCGGGCTGAGGTAGCCCAGTCGTTTCTGGATGCGGCGGGGGTTGTAGAAGCCGTCGATGTACTCGAAGAGCGCGAGGTTCGCTTCGGCTCTGGTGGCGAAGACGCGGCCGCGGATGCACTCGGTCTTGATGACCATCCACAGGTTCTCCGCCAGGGCATTGTCGAACGAGTCGCCGACCGAGCCCATGGACGCCTGGATACCGGCCCTGACCAGGCGTGTTGTGAGCTTCACGGACGTGTATTGACAGCCGTGGTCGGCGTGGTGAATGAGCTCACCGGGGGCGACCTCGCGGCTGGCCAGGGCATACTCCAGCGAGGTGAGGACCAGGTCGGCGTCCGCGCGGGCGGAGGTCTCCCAGGCGACCACCCGGCGGGAGAACGCGTCGCGGATCGCGGACAGCCACAACGGCCCCTCCCCGGTGGAGATCATGGTCAAGTCGGTAACCCACAGCCGGTTCGGCCCATTCGCGGTGAAGTCGCGTTGCACCAGGTCAGGGGCCAGATCGGCGT from Streptomyces sp. NBC_01591 includes:
- a CDS encoding IS3 family transposase, with translation MTALVDEHPHLGVEPVLRELNIPSSTYYRWRQAEKEPCERRRRDAELTGRIQQVHDESGGIYGSPRVHAVLKREGVHVGRKRVERLMREAGLAGISPRRGTGFTRRDPDADLAPDLVQRDFTANGPNRLWVTDLTMISTGEGPLWLSAIRDAFSRRVVAWETSARADADLVLTSLEYALASREVAPGELIHHADHGCQYTSVKLTTRLVRAGIQASMGSVGDSFDNALAENLWMVIKTECIRGRVFATRAEANLALFEYIDGFYNPRRIQKRLGYLSPIEFEEKYYAAPAATEQVNLKPRQPALTS